Proteins found in one Choristoneura fumiferana chromosome 16, NRCan_CFum_1, whole genome shotgun sequence genomic segment:
- the LOC141436134 gene encoding toll-like receptor 7 produces MDTVPVKMIINVILFCFVMGAALTEAPTDADACFRVSGVNGSLECNVRTLSADRDVSSMHSDGAERLAIRCGPLLAESSLRDHHFGRMQGLAEISITNCKILRLPGNVFEGLRGLKSLKIRSKNNEWANNKELELSLGAFNGLRELHTLDLGFNNIRKIPSDLFCALENIISLNLTRNKLKFVDELGFGHKCGSTLQTIDLSHNDIMALPADSEILHLRRLTQLFLQNNKISELPADVFGDLLSLKVVNISDNAINYLPEELFSNTREIREIYMQNNELETLPKRIFNRLEQLLVLDLSVNKLKGDRIEDETFGGLIRLVVLDLSHNAVGRVGSRLFKDLFFLQILSLANNSISHIDDNAFSPLFNLHTLKLGHNKLQAIEEHVFNGLFILNKLNLNNNLLSYISENAFKNCSDLKELDLSSNKLTNIPEAISQLPFLKSLDLGENLLTEIKNDSFHNLSQLTGLRLIDNQIGNLTAGMFWGLPSLQVLNMAKNKIQSIETEAFQKNTQLEAVRLDSNFISDINGVFVSLTKLLWLNLSENHLVWFDYAFVPSSLKWLDIHANFIEILGNYYKIQKELQVKTLDASHNRLVALSPMSIPNSVELLFINNNFISNIEMDTFFEKRNLSRVDMYTNEIESLDINSLRISRVADDRALPEFYISGNPFRCDCTMKWLLLINSLDSREYPRIMDLENVICKESYVRGVKYLPVSSLHIKDFLCKFETHCPEGCHCCDFNNCKCKTVCPKNCSCYHDSTKATSVIDCSLKQLKLVPQNIPTDVTHIYLDGNVFNELNGTVIDLIPKASVLYLNASNIVHIENNTFNQLGELRILHLDNNKLKRLLGLEFAKLSNLKELYLQNNIIEYISNETFYTLGALEVLRLDGNRLVNYGLWHLDNNKKLQTLFVGSNHWSCDCKYLQGFITYISQNVEKVIDVHNLWCLNELADPAAKKPLNLNVTVCSEISDTSAISAFFVSNNLPLLVSTLTGFMLILLILALVFTFRYACRMWLYSNCGIKLSPLAGAFEDADKLYDAYVCYSPKDEEFVVESLARELENGYPSYHLCLHYRDVPQFEATYAQFPDLVVEATEASRRIIVVLTKNFILTEWSQIEFRQALQRALRKNPHKLIIVAAGLVPRDPELKSYFKTGLEITWKEKRFWERLRYAMPSSKRRSHKLKRLNYGRNSNTYTMDASVLNSTCQTLCGKSAHSAERSPAERPMSEHIYSTIDSDYSSADHVRQPQAVVLHHTVQTYLV; encoded by the coding sequence ATGGACACAGTGCCGGTtaaaatgataattaacgtgatattgttttgttttgtgatgGGCGCGGCGCTGACGGAGGCGCCGACCGATGCGGACGCTTGTTTTCGTGTGTCCGGAGTGAACGGTTCCCTGGAGTGCAACGTTCGGACGCTCTCGGCGGACAGGGATGTCAGTTCGATGCACTCGGACGGCGCGGAGCGGCTCGCGATCCGCTGCGGCCCGCTGCTGGCCGAGAGCTCGCTGCGGGACCACCACTTCGGCAGGATGCAAGGTTTGGCGGAGATATCCATCACCAACTGCAAGATCCTTCGCCTGCCTGGCAACGTGTTTGAAGGCTTGCGGGGCCTTAAGTCTCTGAAGATACGCTCTAAGAACAACGAATGGGCGAACAACAAGGAACTGGAGCTGTCTCTTGGCGCGTTCAACGGCCTGCGAGAACTGCACACGCTAGATTTAGGATTTAACAATATTAGAAAAATACCATCCGACTTGTTTTGTGCATTGGAAAATATAATTTCGCTCAATTTGACGCGGAATAAACTGAAATTTGTGGACGAGCTCGGGTTCGGGCACAAGTGCGGCTCGACTTTGCAGACGATAGACCTGAGCCACAACGACATCATGGCGCTGCCGGCCGACTCTGAGATACTGCACCTGCGGCGGCTGACACAGCTGTTCCTGCAGAACAACAAGATCAGCGAGCTGCCCGCCGACGTGTTCGGCGACTTGCTCTCGCTAAAGGTTGTAAATATATCCGATAACGCCATTAATTACTTGCCGGAAGAGTTATTTTCCAATACGAGGGAGATTCGAGAGATTTATATGCAGAATAATGAACTGGAAACTTTGCCCAAGAGAATATTTAATCGGTTGGAACAATTGCTCGTTTTAGATCTTTCGGTGAATAAATTGAAGGGCGACCGCATAGAAGATGAAACGTTCGGCGGGCTAATAAGATTAGTGGTGCTCGACCTGTCGCATAACGCGGTGGGGCGCGTGGGCTCGCGGCTGTTCAAGGACCTGTTCTTCCTGCAGATCCTCAGCCTCGCCAACAACTCCATCTCGCACATCGACGACAACGCCTTTTCGCCGCTCTTCAACCTGCATACGCTCAAGCTGGGTCATAACAAACTGCAAGCCATCGAAGAGCACGTGTTCAATGGACTTTTTATACTTAACAAACTTAACTTAAATAACAATCTACTATCTTATATAAGCGAAAATGCATTTAAAAATTGTTCCGATTTGAAAGAGTTAGACTTAAGTTCTAATAAGTTAACGAACATCCCTGAGGCGATTTCGCAATTACCGTTCTTGAAATCTTTAGACTTGGGTGaaaatttattaacagaaattaAGAACGATTCATTTCATAATCTATCGCAGTTGACCGGTTTGCGTTTAATAGATAACCAGATAGGAAACCTTACAGCTGGCATGTTTTGGGGTCTGCCCAGTTTACAAGTTCTCAATatggcaaaaaataaaatacaatccaTCGAGACAGAAGCCTTTCAAAAGAACACGCAATTGGAAGCCGTCCGATTGGATAGCAACTTCATTTCTGATATAAATGGAGTGTTTGTGTCGTTGACGAAATTGTTGTGGCTGAATCTATCCGAAAACCATTTGGTCTGGTTCGATTACGCTTTTGTACCTAGCAGTTTGAAATGGCTCGATATTCACGCCAACTTTATAGAAATTCTCGGAAActattataaaattcaaaaagaatTGCAAGTAAAAACTTTGGACGCTAGTCATAATCGATTAGTGGCACTATCGCCGATGTCAATACCCAATAGCGTTGAGCTTCTGTTcataaataacaattttatatcGAATATCGAGATGGATACATTCTTTGAAAAGAGAAATCTGTCTCGAGTTGATATGTATACCAATGAGATTGAAAGTTTGGATATAAACAGCCTGCGTATTTCGAGAGTGGCCGACGATCGAGCTCTGCCAGAGTTTTACATTAGTGGCAACCCGTTCCGCTGTGATTGCACAATGAAATGGCTTTTACTCATCAACTCGCTGGATTCCAGAGAGTATCCGAGAATTATGGACCTAGAAAATGTCATTTGTAAGGAATCTTATGTACGCGGTGTGAAATATTTACCTGTCAGTTCTCTTCATATCAAAGACTTTTTGTGTAAGTTCGAAACTCACTGCCCCGAGGGCTGTCATTGTTGTGATTTCAATAATTGTAAGTGCAAAACCGTCTGCCCTAAGAATTGTTCTTGTTATCACGATTCGACTAAAGCGACGAGTGTTATCGATTGCTctttaaaacaactaaaattagTACCACAAAACATTCCGACAGACGTCACGCACATATATTTAGACGGAAATGTGTTCAATGAATTAAACGGAACCGTGATCGATCTAATTCCTAAAGCGTCCGTTCTTTATTTAAACGCAAGCAATATTGTACATATCGAGAATAACACTTTTAATCAACTAGGAGAGCTGCGAATACTGCACTTAGACAATAACAAACTAAAACGATTGCTAGGTCTTGAATTCGCAAAGTTGAGCAACTTGAAGGAAttgtatttgcaaaataacataATCGAGTATATTTCAAATGAAACTTTTTATACTTTGGGAGCTCTGGAAGTTTTACGCTTGGATGGAAACAGACTCGTGAATTACGGACTATGGCATTTAGACAATAACAAAAAGTTGCAGACTCTGTTCGTCGGCAGCAACCATTGGTCTTGTGACTGTAAATATTTACAAGGTTTCATAACGTACATATCGCAGAATGTGGAAAAAGTTATCGATGTCCATAACTTGTGGTGTCTGAATGAGCTCGCGGACCCGGCGGCAAAGAAGCCATTGAATTTAAATGTCACGGTTTGTAGCGAAATAAGCGACACTTCAGCGATAAGCGCTTTCTTCGTCTCCAACAACTTGCCATTACTGGTCTCCACTCTGACCGGGTTCATgcttattttattgatattagCATTAGTGTTCACATTTAGATACGCTTGCAGAATGTGGTTGTATTCGAATTGCGGCATTAAGTTGTCGCCGCTCGCGGGCGCGTTTGAGGATGCAGATAAACTGTACGACGCGTACGTGTGCTATAGCCCCAAAGATGAGGAGTTTGTGGTGGAGTCGCTTGCGCGCGAACTGGAGAACGGCTACCCGTCTTACCACCTGTGCCTGCACTACCGCGACGTCCCGCAGTTCGAGGCCACGTACGCACAGTTTCCCGATCTAGTGGTCGAGGCCACCGAAGCCTCGCGCCGTATCATAGTAGTCCTAACAAAGAACTTTATCTTAACCGAGTGGTCCCAGATAGAGTTCCGACAGGCGCTACAGCGAGCGCTCCGAAAGAATCcacataaattaataatagtcGCCGCGGGCCTCGTCCCACGAGATCCGGAATTGAAGTCATATTTTAAAACGGGTTTGGAGATAACGTGGAAAGAGAAACGTTTCTGGGAGAGATTACGTTATGCGATGCCGTCCTCTAAACGGCGCAGTCATAAGTTAAAGCGTCTTAATTACGGAAGGAATTCGAATACATACACTATGGACGCGTCGGTGTTGAACAGCACGTGCCAGACGTTGTGTGGTAAGTCGGCGCACTCCGCGGAGCGGTCGCCGGCCGAGCGGCCCATGTCCGAGCACATCTACTCCACCATTGACTCCGACTACTCCTCGGCAGACCACGTACGCCAGCCACAGGCTGTGGTGCTGCACCACACTGTACAAACGTACCTCGTCTAG